The following proteins are encoded in a genomic region of Sorangiineae bacterium MSr12523:
- a CDS encoding patatin-like phospholipase family protein, translated as MSKRGLVLGAGGVVGYAWTVCALRRLEMETGWDPRKADLVMGTSAGSILATALAAGVSTSDLLESLRKSVRRGSAPDSRDHLPPRPYWRPLSLSMVRAGLRREIPFHAAMVGLLPEGRGDSAILARAVDKLVPEGRWVDHPNCLVVAVDCESGKRVAFGRDEHTSSREAVRASCAVPGWYAPIEIGGRRYMDGGAVSPTSLDLVEHEALDEVYVISPLTSTRYIRASSVGEFFERGLRHVMSGALEREVLRCERAGKRVLRIEPTAPELTLMGANFMDPRRRASMLDAWFPA; from the coding sequence ATGAGCAAGCGCGGACTCGTGCTCGGTGCCGGCGGTGTGGTCGGCTACGCCTGGACGGTGTGCGCCCTGCGCCGTCTCGAGATGGAGACCGGTTGGGATCCGCGCAAAGCCGATCTCGTCATGGGCACTTCCGCAGGCTCCATCCTGGCGACGGCGCTGGCCGCGGGCGTGAGCACGTCGGACCTGCTCGAGTCGCTTCGCAAGAGCGTCCGCCGCGGTAGCGCGCCCGATTCGCGGGATCATCTGCCCCCGCGCCCCTACTGGCGCCCCTTGTCCTTGTCCATGGTCCGCGCCGGTTTGCGGCGCGAGATCCCGTTCCATGCCGCGATGGTGGGCCTCTTGCCCGAGGGGCGGGGCGACAGCGCGATCTTGGCGCGGGCCGTCGACAAGCTCGTCCCCGAGGGGCGGTGGGTCGATCACCCGAACTGCCTCGTCGTGGCCGTGGACTGCGAATCCGGCAAGCGCGTCGCCTTCGGCCGCGACGAGCACACCAGCTCGCGCGAGGCCGTTCGCGCGTCGTGCGCCGTGCCGGGATGGTACGCGCCCATCGAGATTGGCGGCCGGCGCTACATGGATGGCGGTGCCGTGTCGCCGACGTCGCTCGATCTCGTGGAGCACGAGGCGCTCGACGAGGTGTACGTCATCTCGCCGCTGACATCGACGCGCTACATTCGTGCGTCGTCGGTCGGCGAGTTCTTCGAGCGCGGCCTGCGCCACGTCATGTCGGGGGCGCTCGAGCGCGAGGTGCTCCGCTGCGAGCGCGCCGGAAAACGGGTGCTGCGCATCGAACCTACGGCGCCGGAGCTGACGCTCATGGGGGCGAACTTCATGGATCCCCGGCGCCGCGCATCGATGCTAGATGCGTGGTTTCCAGCATGA
- a CDS encoding TetR/AcrR family transcriptional regulator, which translates to MRRRLQTEKLDQRREEILDASERIFARKGYHAAGIADIADELGLGHGTFYRYFKNKHDIALQVFDRVMMRFTAIGLEEDPTASNSIEEYRAQTIRILHRWLALAEERPHLLRFFHEQTVAVDMDRLAHVIEAYTLQTARFLQNGIDKAFLRADLDVRNTAEVLVALIFEGTRRALGMPDAEARRRWVAAGVNLMFDGIRPR; encoded by the coding sequence ATGAGACGAAGGCTCCAGACCGAGAAACTCGATCAGCGCCGCGAGGAGATCCTCGATGCATCCGAGCGCATTTTTGCGCGCAAGGGCTACCACGCCGCGGGGATCGCCGACATCGCCGACGAGCTCGGACTGGGACATGGGACGTTCTATCGCTACTTCAAGAACAAGCACGACATCGCGCTGCAGGTCTTCGACCGGGTGATGATGCGCTTCACGGCCATCGGCCTCGAGGAAGACCCCACCGCCAGCAACTCGATCGAGGAGTACCGCGCGCAGACGATTCGCATCCTGCACCGGTGGCTCGCGCTCGCGGAGGAGCGGCCGCACCTGCTGCGCTTCTTTCACGAGCAGACCGTGGCCGTCGACATGGATCGCCTCGCGCACGTCATCGAGGCGTACACCCTGCAGACGGCGCGCTTTCTTCAAAACGGCATCGACAAGGCCTTCTTGCGCGCCGATCTCGATGTGCGCAACACCGCGGAGGTGCTGGTGGCGCTCATCTTCGAAGGAACGCGCCGCGCACTCGGCATGCCCGACGCCGAGGCGCGACGCCGCTGGGTCGCCGCGGGTGTGAACCTAATGTTCGACGGCATTCGCCCGCGCTGA
- the grxD gene encoding Grx4 family monothiol glutaredoxin: MSDVASRIQDLVQTNHVILFMKGTKNFPQCGFSNAVVQVLKKEGVPFETVNVLADPEIRQGIKDFSNWPTIPQLYVAGKFVGGCDIVTEMHTTGELSKVLKG; this comes from the coding sequence ATGAGCGACGTCGCATCCCGCATCCAGGACCTGGTCCAAACGAACCATGTCATCCTCTTCATGAAGGGCACCAAGAACTTTCCGCAGTGCGGCTTCTCCAACGCGGTGGTTCAGGTTCTCAAGAAAGAAGGAGTCCCCTTCGAAACGGTGAACGTGCTGGCCGATCCGGAGATCCGCCAGGGCATCAAGGACTTCTCCAACTGGCCGACCATCCCGCAGCTCTACGTCGCCGGGAAGTTCGTCGGCGGTTGCGACATCGTGACCGAAATGCACACCACCGGCGAACTGTCCAAAGTCCTCAAAGGCTGA